A single region of the Lineus longissimus chromosome 14, tnLinLong1.2, whole genome shotgun sequence genome encodes:
- the LOC135499120 gene encoding uncharacterized protein LOC135499120 encodes MWLIYFCNTFDVSHVIDEIKKTEDAILDAYDTKEERSFSDYQQINNGVLGGGGFGIVHLYQHNNTDEQIAVKELKSHPNETTKEDKAFEVEVRIMRELSRFDHPNIVRYFFEHTDVGSGKFYIGMEYMTGGSLAGKIKKTPLPEDDLRHYTHQILCGVKFLHEKHIAHRDIKPANVLLSLDDPIIKLADFGISRKLEASLLTHGATTAGKGTVQYMSPEATRGEDDEKKGYGLKTDIWSVGCVVLEMAKGTRPWSESINAGNLMFRIGNGEAPPVAENVPGDVKDFLKKTFILVPKDRASADDLLEDKLLAGITSDDSGNVRLS; translated from the exons ATGTGGCTGATATATTTTTGTAACACATTTGATGTGAGCCACGTGATagatgaaataaagaaaacagAAGATGCCATTTTGGACGCATACG ACACAAAGGAGGAGCGAAGCTTTTCGGATTATCAACAGATAAATAACGGTGTCCTCGGTGGAGGTGGTTTCGGCATagttcacttgtaccaacataACAATACCGATGAACAGATCGCGGTCAAGGAACTAAAATCCCACCCAAATGAAACAACCAAG GAAGATAAAGCCTTTGAGGTTGAGGTGAGAATAATGCGCGAGCTCAGTCGATTCGACCATCCCAATATCGTTCGATATTTCTTTGAGCATACTGATGTGGGATCCGGCAAGTTTTACATTGGAATGGAATATATGACCGGG GGATCTTTGGCAGGGAAGATTAAAAAAACACCTCTTCCTGAAGATGACCTAAGGCACTACACGCATCAGATCCTCTGTGGCGTTAAGTTCCTCCATGAGAAGCACATAGCCCATCGGGATATCAAAC CTGCCAACGTCCTTTTGAGCCTCGACGACCCCATTATCAAACTGGCGGACTTCGGAATCTCGAGGAAGCTCGAAGCCAGTCTTCTGACCCATGGAGCAACAACAGCTGGTAAAGGAACAGTTCAGTACATGTCACCGGAGGCAACAAGGGGTGAGGACGACGAGAAAAAGGGATATGGCTTAAAGACAGATATCTG GAGCGTTGGCTGTGTTGTGTTGGAAATGGCCAAGGGAACTCGTCCATGGAGTGAGTCTATAAATGCAGGAAATCTGATGTTTAGGATTGGAAATGGTGAGGCTCCTCCCGTTGCTGAAAATGTTCCTGGTGATGTGAAAGATTTCCTCAAGAagaccttcattttggtccCTAAAGATCGAGCATCTGCCGATGACCTTCTCGAAGATAAGTTGC TCGCTGGTATCACTTCAGACGACAGTGGAAATGTCCGTCTCTCTTAG